A single Leptolyngbya ohadii IS1 DNA region contains:
- a CDS encoding 2Fe-2S iron-sulfur cluster-binding protein: MPRITAAGKTFECDQGANLRQVLLKNGVALHNGQSKIVNCKGIGTCGTCAVQIEGEVSEPQWRENARRSLPPHSLEKDRRLACQTCVLADVTITKFDGFWGQGDRMVW, encoded by the coding sequence ATGCCCAGAATTACGGCGGCGGGGAAGACGTTTGAGTGCGATCAGGGGGCGAATTTGCGTCAGGTTCTCCTGAAAAACGGGGTGGCGCTGCATAACGGTCAGTCGAAAATTGTTAACTGCAAAGGCATTGGAACTTGCGGTACCTGTGCGGTGCAGATTGAAGGGGAAGTGTCGGAACCCCAGTGGCGGGAAAATGCTCGACGATCGCTGCCGCCCCACTCGCTGGAAAAAGATCGGCGGCTTGCCTGCCAAACCTGCGTTTTAGCAGATGTGACAATTACGAAGTTTGATGGATTCTGGGGACAGGGCGATCGGATGGTCTGGTAA
- the cimA gene encoding citramalate synthase: MPTPQAKTAKQPLPCSLAPLLPTPKSLPLLIHSPSPCPHAPLTLYDTTLRDGAQRERLSLSLEDKLRIARQIDRLGIPFIEGGWPGANPKDAQFFAQLQQEPLTQAEVVAFCSTRRPNKSAESDPMLQTVLAAETQWITVFGKSWDLHVIEGLQTTLEENLAMIRETIAFFRSRGRRVIYDAEHWFDGHKQNAGYAMKTLEAAIAGGAEWLVLCDTNGGTLPHEIAASVRDVVQFVENVPKGHRPQIGIHPHDDSGTAVANAIVAVQAGAQMVQGTMNGYGERCGNANLCTLIPNLQIKLGFDCIPTAQLAQLTEASRLISEVVNLAPDDHAPFVGLSAFAHKGGIHVSAVERNPLTYEHIRPEQVGNQRRIVISDQAGLSNLMAKARSFGIELDRHDPHCRQILQHLKTLENEGYQFEAAEASFELLMREAIGQRQRFFTIKDFHVHCNLLREEGRSQEKEMQGRGQWHSQSLATIKVTVNDEDILEAAEGNGPVSALDAALRKALTNFYPEIASFYLTDYKVRILDSTAGTAAKTRVLLESSNGIQRWSTVGVSGNIIEASYQAVVTGLEYGLMLQNQAKAAIAASRI; this comes from the coding sequence ATGCCCACCCCACAAGCTAAAACAGCTAAACAACCTCTCCCCTGCTCCCTCGCTCCCCTGCTCCCCACCCCCAAGAGCCTGCCTCTACTCATCCACTCCCCATCCCCCTGCCCCCATGCCCCCCTCACCCTCTACGACACCACCCTCCGCGACGGCGCACAGCGAGAAAGACTTTCCCTCTCCCTCGAAGACAAACTTCGCATTGCCCGTCAGATCGATCGCCTTGGAATTCCCTTTATTGAGGGAGGGTGGCCCGGTGCAAATCCGAAGGATGCCCAGTTTTTTGCCCAGCTTCAGCAGGAGCCATTGACCCAGGCGGAAGTCGTTGCCTTTTGCTCTACCCGTCGTCCTAATAAGTCGGCGGAAAGTGACCCGATGCTGCAAACGGTGCTAGCAGCAGAAACGCAGTGGATCACGGTGTTCGGCAAATCCTGGGATCTGCATGTGATTGAAGGGCTGCAAACCACACTGGAAGAAAATCTGGCAATGATCCGAGAGACGATCGCCTTCTTTCGCAGCCGGGGGCGACGGGTAATCTACGATGCGGAACACTGGTTTGATGGGCACAAACAGAATGCTGGCTATGCGATGAAAACTCTGGAAGCAGCGATCGCAGGCGGCGCGGAATGGCTGGTACTGTGCGATACAAATGGCGGCACGTTACCCCATGAAATTGCTGCTAGCGTTCGGGACGTTGTGCAGTTTGTTGAGAATGTGCCGAAGGGACACCGTCCCCAGATTGGCATTCACCCTCACGACGACAGCGGAACGGCGGTGGCAAATGCGATCGTGGCGGTGCAGGCGGGGGCGCAAATGGTGCAGGGAACGATGAACGGCTACGGCGAACGGTGCGGGAATGCCAACCTCTGTACGCTGATTCCGAATCTGCAAATCAAGCTTGGGTTTGACTGTATTCCAACCGCCCAGCTCGCCCAGCTTACCGAAGCCAGCCGTCTAATTAGCGAAGTGGTGAATCTGGCTCCCGATGATCATGCGCCGTTTGTGGGGCTGTCTGCCTTTGCCCATAAGGGGGGAATTCATGTGAGTGCCGTGGAGCGGAATCCGTTGACCTACGAGCATATCCGACCGGAACAGGTGGGCAATCAGCGGCGAATTGTTATTTCCGACCAGGCGGGTTTGAGTAATCTCATGGCAAAAGCCCGATCGTTTGGTATTGAACTCGATCGCCATGACCCTCACTGTCGCCAGATCCTTCAGCACCTTAAGACCCTAGAAAACGAAGGCTATCAGTTTGAAGCCGCCGAAGCCAGCTTTGAACTTTTAATGCGGGAAGCGATCGGACAGCGGCAGCGGTTTTTCACCATCAAAGATTTTCACGTCCACTGTAATTTGCTGCGCGAGGAAGGACGATCGCAGGAAAAAGAAATGCAGGGAAGGGGACAGTGGCACAGCCAATCCCTGGCTACCATCAAAGTCACCGTCAACGATGAGGACATCCTGGAAGCCGCTGAGGGAAATGGTCCCGTGTCTGCCCTCGATGCTGCCCTACGCAAAGCATTAACCAACTTCTATCCCGAAATTGCCTCCTTCTACCTCACTGATTACAAAGTGCGGATACTCGACAGCACTGCCGGAACCGCTGCCAAAACCCGCGTCCTCCTGGAAAGCAGCAATGGAATTCAGCGCTGGTCAACTGTCGGCGTATCCGGCAACATCATCGAAGCCTCCTATCAGGCAGTCGTGACCGGATTAGAGTACGGGTTAATGCTGCAAAATCAGGCGAAAGCAGCAATCGCAGCTTCTCGAATTTAA
- a CDS encoding DUF6151 family protein: MTYSIRCRCGKLQGTFNSDREVNRCVCYCADCQAFARFLQREHEILDEMGGTRIVQTIPANITITEGIENLSCMRLTANGLLRWYTRCCNTPIGNTLPTLNPSFVGLIQNCLSADPTSLDKALGSIRMVVHTQSAIGENKPQSTGVLPGTLRVFGMMLKARLDGRYKQTPFFAVESGTPIVTPKVLNAEELKQVKNAV, from the coding sequence GTGACATACTCGATTCGTTGTCGTTGTGGCAAGCTTCAGGGCACATTCAACAGCGATCGAGAAGTCAACAGATGCGTGTGCTACTGTGCGGATTGTCAAGCCTTCGCCCGCTTTCTACAGCGTGAACACGAAATTCTGGATGAAATGGGAGGGACTCGCATCGTTCAGACGATTCCTGCCAATATCACGATCACTGAAGGTATTGAAAATCTGAGCTGTATGCGCCTTACGGCGAATGGGCTGCTCCGCTGGTATACCAGGTGTTGTAATACTCCGATCGGGAATACGCTGCCAACCCTCAACCCCTCTTTTGTGGGGTTAATCCAAAATTGCTTGAGTGCAGATCCCACTTCGCTAGACAAGGCGCTTGGTTCTATCCGAATGGTCGTTCACACCCAGTCTGCGATTGGGGAAAACAAGCCTCAATCAACAGGAGTTCTACCGGGCACTTTGCGCGTGTTTGGCATGATGCTGAAAGCACGTTTAGATGGCAGATACAAACAAACTCCATTCTTTGCTGTCGAATCCGGGACTCCCATCGTTACCCCAAAGGTGCTCAACGCTGAGGAACTGAAGCAAGTCAAAAATGCGGTATAA
- a CDS encoding ATP-dependent Clp protease ATP-binding subunit, which produces MFEYFTEKSIAVVMAAQEEARRLGHAHVGTEQILLGLIRVEGTAVFKLLTDLGITLDAARREVAKIVGRGSGFVPVNIPFTPKSKRIFELAFEQARQLDTPYIAPEHILLALIQDGDNVANKVLEAMGVDTVSARVQLLQALSEVDTAAAGARRRPAAGGSAKTGKMLSEFGRNLTEFAREGKLDPMVGRSPELERVVQILGRRTKNNPVLIGEPGVGKTAIAEGLAQRIVDGQVPDLLLDKEIISLDMGSLLAGTKLRGDFEERITGIIREVRESQNIILVIDEIHTLVGAGGAEGGTDAANMLKPALARGEFQVIGATTLDEYRKHIERDAALERRFQPVMVGEPSVEETIAILRGLRDRYEQHHNLTISDEAVDAAAKLSDRYITDRFLPDKAIDLIDEAGSMVRFRNGKTSPTKELKRELREVTAEKDAAVKEQDFDKAGLLRDRELELEKQIQTLKNGGSISEADRPVVSAEDIAQVVASWTSIPVSKLTESESIMLLHLEDVLHERVIGQEDAVKAVSRAVRRSRVGISDPNRPIASLLFSGPTGVGKTELAKALAVAVFGSEEAMIRLDMSEFMESHTVSKLIGSPPGYVGYDEGGQLTEAVRRKPYTVILMDEVEKAHPDVFNTLLQLLEDGRLTDSQGRTVSFKNTVVIMTSNIGSKAIEKGGGSLGFSTAEDTAAAQYSQIRSRVMDDMKAYFRPELLNRIDEIIVFRQLNREEVTQIADLMIQEVANRLQEQNLGLEVTPAFKERLIAEGFNPTYGARPLRRAIARLLEDYLAEAMLSGAVRDGDTALADIDDDGQIQIHREEKASFAPIA; this is translated from the coding sequence ATGTTTGAGTATTTCACTGAAAAATCGATCGCCGTGGTCATGGCTGCCCAGGAAGAAGCGCGTCGGCTGGGTCATGCTCACGTAGGTACAGAGCAGATTTTGCTGGGTCTCATTCGCGTTGAAGGTACGGCAGTGTTTAAGCTGCTGACAGACTTGGGCATTACGCTGGACGCGGCTCGGCGCGAAGTTGCCAAGATTGTTGGACGGGGTTCTGGCTTCGTCCCGGTCAATATTCCTTTTACTCCTAAATCCAAGCGCATTTTTGAGCTGGCATTTGAGCAAGCCCGTCAGCTTGATACGCCCTACATTGCGCCGGAGCATATCCTGCTGGCGCTGATTCAGGACGGCGATAACGTTGCCAATAAAGTCCTGGAAGCGATGGGTGTGGATACCGTTTCTGCTAGAGTGCAACTTCTTCAGGCATTGAGCGAAGTTGACACTGCGGCTGCGGGTGCACGCCGTCGTCCGGCTGCGGGTGGTTCAGCTAAAACTGGCAAGATGTTGAGCGAGTTTGGTCGGAATCTCACGGAGTTCGCCAGAGAAGGCAAGCTTGACCCGATGGTAGGTCGATCGCCCGAACTGGAGCGTGTGGTTCAGATTCTCGGTCGCCGCACCAAGAATAATCCGGTGCTGATCGGGGAACCCGGTGTGGGTAAAACTGCGATCGCCGAAGGACTGGCACAGCGCATCGTAGACGGTCAGGTTCCCGACCTGCTGCTAGACAAAGAAATCATTTCCCTCGACATGGGCAGTCTGCTAGCAGGCACAAAGCTCCGGGGTGACTTTGAGGAGCGCATTACAGGCATTATTCGGGAAGTCCGCGAGTCGCAGAATATCATTCTCGTCATTGATGAGATTCATACCCTGGTGGGTGCGGGTGGAGCGGAAGGCGGCACGGATGCTGCCAATATGCTGAAGCCTGCCCTGGCAAGAGGAGAGTTTCAGGTAATTGGGGCGACCACGCTGGACGAATACCGCAAGCACATCGAGCGCGATGCTGCCCTGGAACGCCGCTTCCAGCCCGTGATGGTGGGTGAGCCTTCCGTTGAAGAAACGATCGCCATTCTGCGCGGACTCCGCGATCGCTACGAGCAGCACCACAATCTCACGATTTCCGACGAAGCAGTAGATGCCGCTGCCAAGCTGTCCGATCGCTACATCACCGATCGCTTCTTGCCCGATAAGGCGATCGATCTGATTGACGAAGCCGGATCGATGGTGCGCTTCCGCAATGGCAAAACTTCTCCGACGAAAGAGCTGAAGCGTGAGCTAAGGGAAGTCACAGCCGAGAAAGATGCCGCTGTAAAGGAGCAGGACTTCGACAAAGCCGGACTGTTGCGCGATCGGGAGCTGGAGCTAGAGAAGCAGATCCAGACCCTCAAGAATGGGGGTTCCATCTCTGAAGCCGATCGTCCTGTTGTATCCGCTGAGGATATTGCTCAGGTCGTGGCTTCCTGGACGAGCATCCCCGTGAGCAAGCTGACGGAATCCGAGTCGATTATGCTGCTGCACCTAGAGGATGTCCTGCATGAGCGGGTGATCGGTCAGGAGGATGCGGTGAAGGCGGTTTCCCGTGCGGTGCGTCGTTCTCGCGTGGGCATCAGTGACCCGAATCGTCCGATCGCCAGTCTGCTGTTCTCCGGTCCGACGGGCGTGGGTAAGACCGAGTTGGCAAAAGCCCTTGCCGTTGCAGTCTTTGGTTCCGAAGAAGCCATGATTCGCCTCGATATGTCTGAATTCATGGAGTCGCACACGGTGTCCAAGCTGATCGGTTCGCCTCCGGGCTACGTGGGCTACGACGAAGGCGGTCAGTTGACCGAGGCAGTGCGCCGCAAGCCCTACACCGTGATTCTGATGGATGAGGTCGAGAAAGCGCATCCCGATGTCTTTAATACGCTGCTTCAGCTATTAGAGGACGGTCGCCTTACCGATTCTCAGGGTCGCACGGTCAGCTTTAAGAATACGGTCGTGATTATGACCTCGAACATTGGCTCGAAGGCGATCGAAAAGGGCGGTGGCAGTCTGGGCTTCTCGACGGCAGAAGATACCGCTGCGGCACAGTACAGCCAGATTCGCTCCCGCGTCATGGACGACATGAAGGCTTACTTCCGTCCCGAACTGCTGAACCGGATCGATGAGATTATCGTCTTCCGTCAGCTCAACCGCGAGGAAGTCACTCAGATTGCCGACCTGATGATCCAGGAAGTTGCCAATCGCCTGCAAGAGCAGAATCTCGGTCTGGAAGTCACGCCTGCCTTTAAGGAGCGTCTGATCGCCGAGGGCTTCAACCCCACCTACGGGGCACGTCCTTTGCGTCGTGCGATCGCCCGTCTGTTAGAGGATTATCTGGCAGAAGCGATGCTGTCCGGTGCGGTGCGAGATGGCGATACTGCCCTTGCCGATATCGATGATGACGGTCAGATCCAGATTCATCGTGAGGAGAAAGCCAGCTTTGCGCCGATCGCGTAA
- a CDS encoding type II toxin-antitoxin system VapC family toxin, producing MSRLILDAGPLIALFHNKDVDHEQCLRGFTQLSQASTSLLVPTSIVYEVYKWLLQRTNPSKAKQALQIMEESLHFLMLNQDEFQGLCNTVQKLSGWQGTLEDLTVIETALRYRCPVWTLNYRDFAAFSQLEFWNPEG from the coding sequence TTGAGTCGACTAATCCTCGATGCTGGACCCCTAATTGCTCTATTTCACAACAAAGACGTTGACCATGAGCAATGCCTTAGAGGGTTTACCCAACTTAGTCAAGCTAGTACCAGTCTGCTTGTTCCGACTTCGATCGTCTATGAAGTCTACAAGTGGCTCTTGCAACGAACCAACCCAAGTAAGGCAAAACAAGCACTCCAGATTATGGAGGAAAGCCTTCATTTTCTGATGCTGAATCAAGATGAATTTCAGGGGTTGTGCAACACAGTGCAGAAATTGTCGGGATGGCAGGGAACTTTAGAAGATCTGACGGTAATTGAAACTGCTTTACGTTATCGCTGTCCTGTCTGGACTTTGAACTATCGGGATTTTGCCGCATTCAGCCAGCTAGAGTTCTGGAATCCTGAAGGATAA
- a CDS encoding Npun_R2479 family HD domain-containing metalloprotein produces MFNATELLIDHFVSQLKEGYRRTYGGWKHDYEDIIGWVGAMALENIANSDALYHNVEHTILVTLVGQEILRGRHIREGGVSCEDWLHFIISLVCHDIGYVKGVCRQDRDGWYATGKDGEMVHLSAGSSDAALTPYHVDRAKLFIDERFGGHSLIDAERVKQNIELTRFPVPKAEDHQDTLNYPGLIRASDLIGQLSDPRYLKKIGALYYEFEETGVNKSLGYRHPGDLRKNYPKFYWNGVYPYVKEGLRYLELTQQGKQIIANLYSNVFVVEHEPVEVEFGDAQEQREAVSPSLQSA; encoded by the coding sequence ATGTTTAACGCCACAGAACTGCTGATCGATCATTTCGTTTCCCAGCTGAAAGAAGGCTATCGCCGAACCTACGGCGGCTGGAAGCATGACTACGAAGATATCATCGGCTGGGTTGGGGCAATGGCGCTAGAAAATATTGCCAACAGCGATGCGCTTTACCACAACGTCGAGCATACAATTCTCGTGACGCTGGTCGGACAGGAAATTCTGCGCGGACGGCACATTCGAGAAGGCGGCGTTTCCTGCGAGGACTGGCTGCACTTCATTATCTCGCTGGTCTGCCATGACATTGGCTATGTCAAAGGGGTTTGTCGGCAGGATCGAGACGGCTGGTATGCCACCGGAAAGGATGGTGAAATGGTGCATCTATCCGCTGGCTCCTCCGATGCGGCACTCACGCCTTACCATGTCGATCGCGCCAAGCTGTTCATTGATGAGCGATTTGGCGGGCATAGTCTGATCGACGCAGAGCGGGTAAAGCAGAATATTGAACTCACTCGATTCCCAGTGCCCAAAGCGGAAGACCACCAGGACACCCTCAACTATCCCGGCTTAATTCGTGCCTCCGATCTGATTGGGCAGTTGAGCGATCCGCGCTACCTGAAGAAGATTGGCGCTCTGTACTACGAATTTGAGGAGACGGGGGTGAACAAATCCCTGGGCTATCGGCATCCGGGCGACCTGCGGAAGAACTATCCCAAGTTCTACTGGAACGGCGTTTATCCCTACGTTAAGGAGGGCTTACGCTACCTGGAACTGACCCAGCAGGGCAAACAGATTATTGCTAACCTCTACTCAAATGTGTTTGTCGTAGAACACGAACCCGTTGAAGTGGAATTTGGAGACGCCCAGGAACAGCGGGAAGCCGTTTCTCCTTCACTGCAATCGGCTTAA
- a CDS encoding ABC transporter ATP-binding protein — MVDNFSDNSSGQYAEPSRGQMGGQTGTIAPPLLAANGLSKNFGGIRAVDDATIEVLPGSITGLIGPNGAGKTTLFNLLSNFIRPDQGQVLFDGSQIHQLPPHQIAQQGLVRTFQVARVLSRLSVMENMLLAAQQQTGENFWNVWFRPGQTAKEERSQREYASEILTSVGLSHMAQSYAGSLSGGQRKLLEIARAMMVRPKMILLDEPAAGVNPTLINQICDYIRYWNQQGMTFLVIEHNMDMIMSLCDRVWVLAEGRNLAEGTPAVVQRDPKVLEAYLGQ, encoded by the coding sequence TTGGTCGATAATTTCTCCGATAATTCTTCTGGGCAGTACGCAGAGCCTTCGCGGGGACAAATGGGAGGACAAACGGGCACGATCGCTCCACCCCTCTTAGCGGCAAACGGACTCTCAAAAAATTTTGGCGGCATTCGAGCGGTGGATGATGCGACGATCGAGGTGCTTCCCGGCAGCATCACGGGGCTGATTGGTCCCAACGGGGCAGGCAAAACGACGCTATTTAATCTTCTATCTAACTTTATCCGTCCCGATCAGGGACAGGTTTTGTTCGACGGCTCCCAGATTCATCAGCTCCCGCCCCACCAGATCGCTCAGCAGGGTTTAGTTCGTACCTTCCAGGTTGCCCGCGTGCTGTCTCGCTTGTCCGTCATGGAAAATATGCTGCTAGCAGCACAGCAACAGACCGGAGAGAATTTCTGGAATGTCTGGTTTCGTCCCGGTCAAACGGCAAAAGAGGAACGATCGCAGCGGGAATACGCCAGCGAAATTCTTACCTCAGTGGGTCTATCGCACATGGCACAGTCCTATGCCGGATCGCTTTCCGGGGGACAGCGCAAACTGCTAGAAATCGCCCGCGCCATGATGGTTCGCCCCAAAATGATCCTGCTGGACGAGCCTGCCGCCGGAGTCAACCCTACCCTGATTAACCAGATCTGCGACTATATCCGCTACTGGAATCAGCAGGGCATGACCTTCCTGGTGATCGAACACAATATGGACATGATTATGTCTCTGTGCGATCGAGTCTGGGTACTGGCAGAGGGACGCAATCTGGCGGAAGGGACGCCCGCTGTGGTGCAGCGCGATCCAAAGGTGCTGGAAGCTTACTTGGGGCAGTAG
- a CDS encoding branched-chain amino acid ABC transporter permease: MQGFIVSLIIFTAVFAVFSMGLNLQWGYTGLINFGHVAFMTIGAYTTVLLSLQGVPLWLAALVGAAIAALLGLLIGFSTLRLRTDYLAIVTIGVSEMIRLVAVNEDWLTRGTFGIQRFPLPLAGINPSLPVRVLMVAIFGGVIALGYWQGWKWLRQQVKTIPQSALVSSSTAALGYITSLGLLLYGTGMIARQLKFSNALPPLVLGMGLLLGLAGIIALYAWLAGKMSGRFPAWTNGLTIVMTVILAILGLWVSSYAVRSLYDYSSNPPKNGLMFVSVLIVALLYWALERLAQSPWGRILKAIREDEEVAKALGKNVFWYKLQSLMLGGAIAGISGAMYAWQLTTVYPDNFQPLVTFNAWTMVVLGGAGTGAGPILGSAIFWAYQTVTRFILEDIVPLDDARLGAFRVMLIGLLLMVLMIWRPQGILGKKEELTLGR, translated from the coding sequence ATGCAAGGATTCATCGTTTCCCTGATTATTTTTACTGCGGTTTTTGCCGTCTTTAGCATGGGGCTGAATTTGCAGTGGGGCTACACCGGACTGATTAACTTTGGTCACGTTGCCTTTATGACGATCGGTGCCTATACAACGGTGCTGCTGTCCCTTCAAGGCGTTCCCCTCTGGCTGGCAGCTCTGGTGGGGGCGGCGATCGCGGCTCTGCTCGGACTGCTGATTGGTTTCTCAACCCTGCGGCTGCGAACGGACTACCTGGCGATCGTGACGATCGGCGTATCGGAGATGATTCGGCTGGTGGCGGTCAATGAGGATTGGCTGACACGCGGTACATTTGGCATTCAGCGGTTTCCGCTGCCGTTGGCGGGAATTAATCCCAGTTTGCCCGTGCGGGTGCTAATGGTGGCAATCTTTGGGGGCGTGATTGCTCTGGGCTACTGGCAGGGCTGGAAGTGGCTGCGGCAGCAGGTTAAAACCATTCCTCAGTCGGCGCTGGTCAGCAGTTCGACCGCTGCACTGGGCTACATTACTTCCCTGGGGCTGTTGCTCTATGGCACTGGCATGATTGCCCGTCAGTTAAAATTCTCCAACGCCCTACCGCCCCTTGTGCTGGGGATGGGCTTGCTCCTGGGACTGGCTGGCATTATTGCTCTCTACGCCTGGCTGGCGGGTAAAATGTCCGGTCGCTTCCCTGCCTGGACAAACGGTTTAACCATCGTGATGACGGTAATTCTGGCAATCCTGGGGCTATGGGTATCCAGCTACGCCGTGCGATCGCTTTACGACTACAGCAGCAATCCGCCGAAGAATGGGCTGATGTTCGTCTCGGTGCTGATTGTGGCGTTGCTCTACTGGGCGCTGGAGCGGCTAGCGCAATCTCCCTGGGGCAGAATCCTGAAGGCAATTCGGGAAGACGAGGAAGTGGCAAAGGCACTGGGTAAGAATGTCTTCTGGTATAAGCTGCAATCCCTGATGCTGGGCGGGGCGATCGCCGGAATCTCTGGCGCGATGTATGCCTGGCAGCTAACCACCGTGTATCCCGATAACTTCCAGCCGCTCGTGACGTTCAATGCCTGGACGATGGTGGTGCTGGGCGGGGCGGGAACGGGGGCGGGTCCCATTTTGGGTTCGGCGATCTTCTGGGCATACCAGACGGTGACGCGCTTTATTCTGGAGGACATTGTGCCGCTGGATGATGCAAGGCTGGGCGCGTTTCGCGTGATGCTAATCGGACTTTTGCTGATGGTGCTAATGATCTGGCGACCGCAAGGTATTTTGGGCAAAAAGGAGGAGCTTACCCTTGGTCGATAA
- a CDS encoding thioredoxin family protein, protein MALTASTMLPLGTIAPDFALTDVVSGETITLETFRGKQALLVMFICRHCPFVKHVQSELARLGRDYTARNMGILAISANDAANYPDDAPDRLKQMAEELGFTFPLCYDETQQVAQAYTAACTPDFFLFDRDFKLVYRGQLDDSRPSNGLPVNGKDLRGAIDAVLANQPIDAEQKPSIGCNIKWKAGNTPAYFG, encoded by the coding sequence ATGGCACTCACCGCATCCACCATGCTTCCCCTAGGGACGATCGCTCCGGATTTTGCCCTAACCGATGTTGTATCCGGCGAGACGATTACGCTGGAAACCTTTCGCGGCAAGCAGGCTTTGCTGGTGATGTTTATTTGCCGTCACTGTCCCTTTGTGAAGCACGTCCAATCGGAACTGGCAAGGCTGGGGCGAGATTATACCGCGCGGAATATGGGCATCCTGGCAATCAGCGCTAACGATGCGGCAAACTATCCGGACGACGCGCCCGATCGCTTGAAACAGATGGCAGAAGAGCTAGGGTTTACCTTTCCGCTCTGCTATGACGAAACGCAGCAGGTTGCTCAGGCATACACCGCCGCCTGTACCCCGGATTTCTTTTTGTTCGATCGCGACTTCAAGCTGGTGTATCGCGGACAGCTGGACGACAGCCGCCCCAGCAATGGCTTACCCGTGAACGGAAAGGATCTGCGAGGCGCGATCGATGCGGTGCTGGCAAATCAGCCGATCGATGCGGAACAAAAGCCAAGTATTGGCTGCAATATCAAATGGAAGGCAGGGAACACACCCGCCTATTTTGGTTAG